From Hymenobacter sedentarius, a single genomic window includes:
- a CDS encoding ABC-F family ATP-binding cassette domain-containing protein, which translates to MISISDLDFHFGSRALYDNASLHIKPKDKIGLIGLNGTGKSTLLRLLVGEYKADGGSISMSKEVTLGFLNQDLLSYDTHESILHVAMQAFEEALELQKKIDDILVQFETDYSDDLVDKLATMQERFEALGGYTMQSRAEEILEGLGFTTEELARPLKTFSGGWRMRVMLAKILLQQPSLLLLDEPTNHLDLPSIKWIENYLADYEGAVIIVSHDREFLDRTTNTTVEVTGGKLVPYAGNYSYYLEEKEERNLIQKGAFENQQSQIRAAERFIERFKAKASKAKQAQSRVKALDKLERIEDVASDAAKINMKFQFKVEPGRHILRMEHVMKKYDQKLIFRDTHVHIERGDKIALIGANGKGKSTLMRLVAGTEAPTDGKHQLGHNVIMSFYAQHQLESLTMENEIIQEMLEAGSKRSEMELRSVLGSFLFTGEEVFKKIKVLSGGEKSRVALAKTLISEANFLLLDEPTNHLDMVSVNILIQALEQYQGTFIVISHDRFFVENVATKIWYIEDYQLKEYPGTYAEYEQWQEDREKAAKKAGLPSPSAPKPMPKVAEVTKKQLSDTERHANQQELKKAGKELQEVETRIAALEKELAVYEAQLADPAIYSNAAQLKDATVKFETVKKELSQLNTKWEALAERVEALEKA; encoded by the coding sequence ATGATTTCAATCTCCGACCTCGACTTCCACTTTGGCTCCCGCGCGCTGTACGACAACGCTAGTCTGCACATCAAACCCAAAGACAAAATTGGGCTAATTGGCCTCAACGGCACCGGCAAATCCACGTTACTGCGCCTGTTGGTGGGCGAATACAAGGCCGACGGCGGCTCCATTTCGATGAGCAAGGAGGTGACCCTCGGCTTCCTGAACCAGGACCTGCTCAGCTACGACACGCACGAGAGCATCCTGCACGTGGCCATGCAAGCCTTTGAGGAAGCGCTGGAACTCCAGAAAAAGATTGACGACATCCTGGTGCAGTTTGAAACCGACTACTCCGATGATTTGGTCGACAAGCTGGCCACCATGCAGGAGCGGTTTGAGGCGCTGGGCGGCTACACCATGCAGTCGCGCGCCGAAGAAATTCTGGAAGGCCTGGGCTTCACCACCGAGGAGTTGGCCCGGCCGCTCAAAACGTTCTCGGGCGGCTGGCGCATGCGCGTGATGCTGGCCAAAATCCTGCTCCAGCAGCCCTCCCTCCTGCTCCTCGACGAACCCACCAACCACTTGGACCTGCCGTCTATCAAGTGGATAGAAAACTACCTGGCCGACTACGAAGGCGCGGTTATCATCGTCAGCCACGACCGCGAATTCCTGGACCGCACCACCAACACAACGGTGGAAGTGACCGGCGGCAAGCTGGTGCCCTACGCCGGCAACTACTCCTACTACCTGGAAGAAAAAGAGGAGCGCAACCTGATTCAGAAAGGCGCTTTCGAAAACCAGCAGTCCCAGATTCGGGCCGCCGAGCGGTTTATTGAGCGCTTCAAGGCCAAGGCCAGCAAGGCCAAGCAGGCCCAGAGCCGCGTGAAGGCGCTGGATAAGCTGGAGCGCATTGAGGACGTGGCCAGCGACGCGGCCAAGATTAACATGAAGTTCCAGTTCAAGGTGGAGCCCGGCCGGCACATCCTGCGCATGGAGCACGTGATGAAGAAGTACGACCAAAAGCTGATTTTCCGCGACACCCACGTGCACATCGAGCGGGGCGACAAAATCGCCCTAATCGGCGCCAACGGCAAGGGCAAATCGACGCTCATGCGCCTGGTGGCCGGCACCGAAGCCCCCACCGACGGCAAGCACCAGCTGGGCCACAACGTCATCATGTCGTTCTACGCCCAGCACCAGCTCGAGTCGCTGACGATGGAGAACGAAATCATCCAGGAGATGCTGGAAGCCGGCTCCAAGCGCAGCGAAATGGAGCTGCGTTCGGTGCTGGGCTCGTTCCTGTTCACGGGCGAGGAGGTATTTAAGAAAATCAAGGTGCTGAGCGGCGGCGAGAAAAGCCGCGTGGCCCTGGCCAAAACCCTGATTTCGGAAGCCAACTTCCTGCTGCTCGACGAACCGACCAACCACCTGGACATGGTCTCGGTAAACATCCTGATTCAGGCCCTGGAGCAGTACCAGGGCACGTTCATCGTCATCAGCCACGACCGGTTCTTTGTGGAGAACGTGGCCACCAAAATCTGGTACATCGAAGACTACCAGCTCAAGGAATACCCCGGCACCTACGCCGAGTACGAGCAGTGGCAGGAAGACCGCGAGAAAGCCGCCAAGAAAGCCGGCCTGCCCAGCCCCTCGGCCCCCAAGCCCATGCCCAAGGTAGCCGAAGTCACCAAAAAGCAGCTTTCCGACACGGAGCGCCACGCCAACCAGCAGGAGCTCAAGAAAGCCGGCAAGGAGCTGCAGGAAGTGGAAACGCGCATCGCCGCCCTGGAAAAGGAGCTAGCCGTGTACGAAGCCCAACTGGCCGACCCGGCCATTTATTCCAACGCCGCGCAGCTCAAGGACGCCACGGTGAAGTTTGAAACAGTGAAGAAAGAGTTGAGCCAACTGAACACCAAGTGGGAGGCCCTGGCCGAGCGCGTGGAAGCCTTGGAGAAGGCCTAG
- a CDS encoding DUF1572 family protein: MSPQDSIGAALLASFRQNFLAYKSLADRALAQITDAEWLHVPAAGSNSAAVIVQHMAGNLRSRFTDFLTTDGEKPTRQRDKEFEEPTSAADIPALKLEWEAAWQVLFTLLDQLQPDDLLRTVTIRGEAHTVLAAVQRQVSHYAYHVGQVVQLAKIIRGEAFHSLSIPRGQSEQFNQQMPFRANPQGASPV; the protein is encoded by the coding sequence ATGTCTCCTCAAGACTCCATCGGCGCGGCGCTGCTCGCCTCGTTTCGTCAAAACTTCCTGGCTTACAAGTCGCTGGCCGACCGCGCCCTGGCCCAAATCACCGATGCCGAGTGGTTGCACGTGCCCGCGGCCGGCAGCAACAGTGCCGCCGTTATCGTGCAGCACATGGCCGGCAACCTGCGCTCCCGCTTCACCGATTTCCTGACTACGGATGGCGAAAAGCCTACCCGCCAGCGCGATAAGGAATTCGAGGAGCCCACAAGCGCAGCCGATATTCCGGCGCTCAAATTAGAGTGGGAAGCCGCCTGGCAGGTTTTGTTCACGCTGCTCGACCAGCTGCAGCCCGACGACTTGCTGCGCACGGTCACCATTCGGGGCGAGGCCCACACCGTGCTGGCGGCGGTGCAGCGGCAGGTGAGCCACTACGCTTACCACGTGGGCCAGGTAGTGCAGCTGGCTAAAATCATTCGGGGCGAAGCCTTTCATAGCCTGAGCATTCCGCGGGGGCAGAGCGAGCAGTTCAATCAGCAAATGCCCTTCCGTGCCAACCCGCAGGGCGCTTCTCCAGTTTAG
- a CDS encoding 2'-5' RNA ligase family protein has product MFAITSLLNPANAKRINRIVKSLETRFALDDVQDTPDPHLTYLLIGTRRLNDLKDMLREVATTTPPFSAYTTGLGVFPGENPVIYIPVLRSNDLNLLHQRVLDVTAPLCRASSTYGPDRWLPHLSLALHDTTPDLLGPVLGYLNKETYNLRLNVNNLAILRKKGDLFVQEEVFELTGKP; this is encoded by the coding sequence ATGTTCGCCATTACATCGCTGCTCAACCCTGCCAATGCCAAGCGCATCAACCGCATTGTAAAGAGCCTGGAAACCCGATTCGCCCTCGACGACGTGCAGGACACGCCCGACCCGCACCTTACGTACCTGCTCATTGGCACCCGGCGCCTGAACGACCTGAAGGACATGCTCAGGGAAGTGGCGACTACTACGCCGCCTTTTTCGGCCTATACCACCGGCCTGGGCGTATTTCCGGGCGAAAACCCGGTTATCTACATTCCGGTGCTGCGCTCCAACGACCTGAACCTGCTGCACCAGCGCGTGCTCGATGTCACGGCCCCGCTCTGCCGGGCCAGCAGCACCTACGGCCCCGACCGCTGGCTCCCCCACCTCTCCCTGGCCCTGCACGACACCACGCCCGACCTGCTGGGTCCTGTGCTGGGCTACCTCAACAAGGAAACCTACAACCTGCGGCTCAACGTGAACAATCTGGCCATCCTGCGAAAAAAAGGCGACCTGTTTGTGCAGGAAGAGGTGTTCGAACTGACGGGCAAGCCGTAG
- a CDS encoding DNA-3-methyladenine glycosylase family protein — MINQAAIQHLTTADPVLGSLIAQGREIHPRPHEDLYLALLRAIVSQQISTKAAAAIWKRFQALFPPEGYPEPREVLQMDEDLMRSAGLSRQKVGYLKAIAEYNERGLLDYEHVTSLSEEDFTEHLTAIRGVGRWTAQMLQMFALDQPDVFSEGDLGVQNAMRKLYGLEETGRALQKRMLLIAEAWRPYRSLACKYLWQSLDNGTQIPPTA; from the coding sequence ATGATTAACCAAGCTGCCATTCAGCATTTAACCACGGCCGACCCGGTGTTGGGAAGCCTTATTGCGCAGGGCCGCGAAATTCACCCGCGGCCCCACGAAGATTTGTACCTGGCGCTGCTACGCGCCATCGTGAGCCAGCAGATTTCGACCAAGGCGGCGGCGGCCATCTGGAAGCGCTTCCAGGCCTTGTTTCCGCCCGAGGGCTACCCCGAGCCGCGCGAAGTGCTCCAGATGGACGAGGACCTGATGCGCAGCGCGGGCCTCTCGCGCCAGAAAGTGGGCTACCTCAAGGCCATTGCCGAGTACAACGAGCGCGGCCTGCTCGATTACGAGCACGTGACCAGCCTTTCCGAAGAGGATTTTACGGAGCACCTCACCGCTATTCGGGGCGTGGGCCGCTGGACGGCTCAGATGCTGCAGATGTTTGCCCTCGACCAGCCCGACGTGTTTTCGGAAGGCGACCTGGGCGTGCAGAACGCCATGCGCAAGCTCTACGGCCTGGAAGAAACCGGCCGTGCCCTGCAAAAGCGCATGCTCCTGATTGCCGAAGCCTGGCGCCCCTACCGCTCGCTGGCCTGCAAATACCTGTGGCAGTCGCTGGATAATGGCACCCAGATTCCGCCTACGGCTTAA
- a CDS encoding metallophosphoesterase, whose protein sequence is MNLFIIGDVHGCFHTFGELLTHWQPDTEHLIQVGDLVDRGAHVPETVELAQQLNARHPDTTTFLMGNHEHGMLRYFGPEGPYPSWLQWGGRSTVEQYQARPKLLAQHLPWLAERPLQWQNGNVLVSHAGLSESPYALDPGHPDGLLWRRGPLLKLPQLQVVGHTPTDGKPRFDARTNALYIDTGAFLGRNLAGVRLSPTGQVLKKVLVRTHPEDLSY, encoded by the coding sequence ATGAATCTTTTCATCATCGGCGATGTGCACGGCTGCTTCCACACGTTTGGCGAGCTGCTCACGCACTGGCAGCCCGATACCGAACACCTTATTCAGGTGGGCGACCTGGTGGACCGGGGCGCCCACGTGCCCGAGACCGTGGAGCTGGCCCAACAGCTCAACGCCCGGCACCCGGACACCACCACCTTCCTGATGGGCAACCACGAGCACGGCATGCTGCGCTACTTTGGCCCCGAGGGCCCCTACCCCAGCTGGCTGCAGTGGGGCGGCCGCAGCACCGTGGAGCAGTACCAGGCCCGCCCCAAGCTCCTGGCCCAGCACCTGCCCTGGCTGGCCGAGCGGCCCCTGCAGTGGCAAAACGGCAACGTGCTGGTCAGCCACGCCGGCTTGTCCGAATCGCCGTATGCCCTCGACCCCGGCCACCCCGACGGGCTGCTCTGGCGGCGCGGCCCCCTGCTCAAGCTGCCCCAGCTGCAGGTAGTGGGCCACACCCCCACCGATGGCAAGCCCCGCTTTGATGCCCGCACCAACGCGCTTTACATCGACACGGGCGCTTTCCTGGGCCGCAACCTGGCCGGCGTGCGGCTTTCGCCCACCGGCCAGGTGCTAAAAAAGGTGCTGGTGCGCACCCACCCCGAAGATTTGAGTTACTAG
- a CDS encoding cation:proton antiporter, translating to MDLYNALALLLVTAAAFAYLNHRFLRMPPAIGLMVLGLAASLLLVGFAHLGVRPILDLAQLVKRLDFSTIVMQVMLGFLLFAGAIHVDARRLGTLRWPVGALALIGTPVSTVLVAGAMYGLLPFFGFPTPFIYCLVFGALISPTDPIAVLSILTKANISKSLETKVIGESLFNDGVGVVLFVVTMEVAMLGSQHVTLTHALGVFAREAVGGLALGTALGLGAAWLLRTIDNYQVEVLVTLAVVAGGTALATRLHTSGPLAMVVAGLLVGHFSRSGGVMSDESQDYVDKFWELVDEILNAMLFVLMGLEVLVLHIPGRTVLAGIMAIVVVLLARWAAVAVPLVFLRLIPSFKPSDHGIAVLTWGGLRGGLSVALALSLPQSMPRELLVGITYVVVVFSIIGQGLTIGPLVRWLGVGQPTGTAKPVPELD from the coding sequence ATGGACCTATACAATGCCCTGGCGCTTCTGCTGGTGACAGCGGCGGCTTTTGCCTACCTCAACCACCGCTTTCTGCGGATGCCGCCGGCCATTGGGCTGATGGTGCTGGGGCTGGCCGCGTCGCTGCTGCTGGTGGGGTTTGCGCACCTGGGGGTACGGCCCATTCTGGACCTGGCCCAGCTGGTGAAGCGGCTCGACTTCAGCACCATCGTGATGCAGGTCATGCTGGGGTTTTTGCTCTTTGCGGGGGCCATTCACGTGGATGCGCGGCGGCTGGGCACGCTGCGCTGGCCGGTGGGCGCGCTGGCCCTGATAGGCACGCCGGTGAGCACCGTGCTGGTGGCCGGGGCCATGTATGGGCTGCTGCCATTTTTCGGTTTCCCGACGCCGTTTATTTACTGCCTGGTGTTTGGGGCGCTGATTTCGCCCACCGACCCCATTGCGGTGCTGAGCATTCTCACCAAAGCCAACATTTCCAAATCTTTGGAGACCAAGGTCATCGGTGAGTCGCTTTTCAACGACGGGGTGGGCGTGGTGCTGTTTGTGGTGACCATGGAAGTGGCCATGCTCGGTTCCCAGCATGTCACGCTCACGCACGCGCTGGGGGTCTTTGCCCGCGAGGCCGTGGGCGGACTGGCCCTCGGCACGGCGCTGGGGCTGGGCGCGGCGTGGCTGCTGCGCACCATCGACAACTACCAGGTGGAGGTGCTGGTGACCCTGGCGGTAGTGGCAGGCGGCACGGCTCTGGCCACCCGCCTGCACACCTCGGGCCCGCTGGCCATGGTGGTGGCCGGCTTGCTGGTGGGCCACTTCAGCCGCAGCGGCGGGGTAATGTCGGACGAGTCGCAGGACTACGTGGACAAGTTCTGGGAGCTGGTGGATGAAATACTCAACGCCATGCTGTTTGTGCTGATGGGCCTGGAAGTGCTGGTGCTGCACATTCCGGGGCGCACGGTGCTGGCGGGCATCATGGCCATCGTGGTGGTGCTGCTGGCGCGGTGGGCGGCCGTGGCGGTGCCGCTGGTGTTTTTGCGCCTCATCCCCTCGTTCAAGCCCTCCGACCATGGCATTGCCGTGCTCACCTGGGGAGGGCTGCGCGGGGGGCTGTCGGTGGCGCTGGCCCTGAGCCTGCCGCAGTCCATGCCGCGTGAGCTGCTGGTGGGCATTACCTACGTGGTGGTGGTGTTTTCCATTATTGGGCAAGGTCTTACGATTGGGCCGCTAGTACGCTGGCTGGGCGTGGGCCAGCCCACCGGCACCGCCAAACCCGTGCCGGAGCTGGATTAA
- the ltaE gene encoding low-specificity L-threonine aldolase, producing the protein MSYSTPLFPQPQTTDASTLPAVDLRSDTVTRPSAAMLAAMSAAPVGDDVYEEDPTVRRLEEVAAARFGLEAGLFCPSGTMTNQIAIKAHTEPLSEVICEQTAHVYLWEVGGIAFHSGASVALLAGNRGRLTAAQVEAAIRPENIHYPTTRLVCLENTHNRGGGSCYSWDDMAAISEVAKRHGLARHLDGARVFNALVATGQRSQDYGQLFDSISVCLSKGLGAPVGSVLLGSADFIKKTKRIRKVMGGGMRQAGYIAAAGLYALENNVDRLADDHRRAARLAEVLRQQPYVAEVLNPETNLVIFRLHDSLPAADFLAGLEQQGIKASSFGPQWIRFVTHLDVDDAGLSRVEEALLAAVPAAV; encoded by the coding sequence ATGTCTTATAGTACCCCCCTCTTCCCCCAGCCCCAGACCACCGACGCCTCCACCCTGCCCGCGGTGGACCTGCGCTCCGATACCGTGACGAGGCCCTCGGCGGCCATGCTCGCGGCCATGTCGGCCGCGCCCGTCGGCGACGACGTGTACGAGGAAGACCCCACCGTGCGCCGCCTCGAAGAAGTGGCGGCGGCCCGCTTTGGCCTCGAGGCCGGCTTGTTTTGCCCGTCGGGCACGATGACCAATCAGATTGCCATCAAAGCCCACACCGAGCCGCTGAGCGAAGTAATTTGCGAGCAGACGGCCCACGTGTACTTGTGGGAAGTGGGCGGCATTGCGTTTCACTCCGGCGCGTCGGTGGCGCTGCTGGCCGGCAACCGCGGCCGCCTCACGGCCGCCCAGGTCGAAGCCGCTATTAGGCCCGAAAATATTCACTATCCCACCACCCGCCTCGTGTGCCTCGAAAACACCCACAACCGCGGCGGCGGCAGCTGCTACAGCTGGGACGACATGGCGGCCATCAGCGAGGTAGCTAAGCGGCACGGCCTGGCCCGCCACCTCGACGGCGCCCGCGTGTTCAACGCCCTGGTGGCTACCGGGCAGCGCAGCCAGGACTATGGGCAGCTGTTTGATTCGATTTCGGTGTGTTTGTCCAAGGGCCTCGGGGCGCCGGTGGGCTCGGTGCTGCTGGGCTCAGCCGACTTTATTAAGAAAACCAAGCGCATCCGCAAGGTGATGGGCGGGGGCATGCGCCAGGCCGGCTACATTGCCGCCGCGGGCCTCTATGCGCTGGAAAACAACGTGGACCGCCTGGCCGATGACCACCGCCGCGCCGCGCGCCTGGCCGAAGTGCTGCGGCAGCAGCCTTACGTGGCCGAGGTGCTCAACCCGGAAACCAACCTCGTCATCTTCCGGCTGCACGACAGCCTGCCGGCGGCCGACTTCCTGGCCGGGCTGGAGCAGCAGGGCATCAAAGCCAGCAGCTTCGGCCCGCAATGGATTCGCTTTGTGACCCACCTCGATGTGGACGATGCCGGCCTGAGCCGCGTGGAAGAGGCCCTGCTTGCCGCGGTACCGGCGGCAGTTTAG
- a CDS encoding metallophosphoesterase family protein, with protein sequence MTRIGLLSDTHGYLDDRIAHHLRDCDEIWHAGDFGDARVVDELQSLAPRFRGVYGNIDGTDVRRTQPLVQNFEVEGLRVLMTHIGGYPGHYAPAARPLLAAAQPGLFITGHSHILRVMPDKKLGLLHLNPGAAGRHGFHQVRTLLRFGIEAGKVVDLQAVELGKRAG encoded by the coding sequence ATGACGCGTATTGGCTTGCTTTCCGACACCCACGGCTACCTCGACGACCGAATAGCGCATCATTTGCGCGACTGCGACGAAATATGGCATGCCGGCGATTTCGGCGATGCCCGCGTGGTGGACGAATTGCAGAGCTTGGCGCCGCGCTTTCGGGGCGTGTACGGCAATATCGACGGCACGGACGTGCGCCGCACCCAACCGTTGGTGCAAAATTTTGAGGTAGAGGGATTACGCGTGCTCATGACGCACATTGGCGGCTACCCGGGGCACTACGCCCCGGCGGCCCGGCCCCTGCTCGCGGCCGCGCAGCCTGGGCTGTTTATTACCGGCCATTCGCACATTTTGCGGGTCATGCCCGACAAGAAGCTGGGCCTGCTGCACCTGAACCCTGGCGCTGCGGGCCGGCACGGGTTCCACCAGGTGCGCACGCTGTTGCGCTTCGGCATTGAGGCCGGCAAGGTGGTCGACCTGCAGGCCGTGGAGCTGGGCAAGCGCGCCGGCTGA
- a CDS encoding NUDIX hydrolase, with protein MNIFINDIPLVIKKLSEKVYKHKFDLILNPDDDFTSKDLVGDVLVRDAGPLFIDRLLRLMEVKKLKKLHSLTMLVKKKKHVILHFKDQFKIAKAGGGLVVKGDQVLMIYRLGKWDLPKGKLKSDEDTAAGALREVEEETNIKLELGEKLPSTWHSYAYKGNKMLKKTNWYLMKCLDDTLMKPQTEEYIEEVRWMSPQEALTKLEDSYASIALVVRYYLNNMAGKHAKVKPAAEK; from the coding sequence ATGAATATTTTCATCAACGACATACCGCTGGTTATCAAAAAGCTGAGCGAAAAAGTGTACAAGCACAAGTTTGACCTGATTCTGAACCCCGACGACGACTTCACGTCGAAGGACCTGGTGGGCGACGTGCTGGTGCGCGACGCCGGCCCGCTGTTCATCGACCGGCTGCTGCGCCTGATGGAGGTGAAAAAACTCAAAAAGCTCCACTCGCTGACCATGCTGGTCAAAAAGAAAAAGCATGTCATCCTGCACTTCAAAGACCAGTTCAAAATTGCCAAAGCCGGCGGTGGGCTGGTGGTAAAGGGCGACCAGGTGCTGATGATTTACCGCCTCGGTAAATGGGATTTGCCCAAGGGTAAGCTCAAGAGTGACGAGGATACCGCTGCTGGTGCTCTGCGCGAAGTGGAGGAGGAAACGAACATCAAGCTGGAGCTCGGCGAGAAGCTGCCCAGCACCTGGCACAGCTACGCCTACAAGGGCAACAAAATGCTGAAGAAGACCAACTGGTACCTCATGAAGTGCCTGGATGACACGCTGATGAAGCCCCAGACCGAGGAATACATCGAGGAAGTGCGCTGGATGTCGCCGCAGGAGGCGCTGACCAAGCTGGAGGACTCTTATGCGTCCATTGCGCTGGTAGTGCGGTACTACCTCAACAACATGGCCGGCAAGCACGCCAAGGTAAAGCCCGCAGCAGAGAAATAG
- the coaD gene encoding pantetheine-phosphate adenylyltransferase: MSRIALFPGSFDPFTNGHLDVVRRGAELFDQVIVAIGTNSSKQRYLPVEQMQALIADVFRDEPRVSVRTFKGLTAEFAREVGATYLLRGLRNAPDFEYEKPIAYGNQHVNPGLETVFLLTSPTLSAISSTIIRDIHRFGGNVDAFLPFPLTPVAG; encoded by the coding sequence ATGTCCCGCATTGCCCTTTTTCCTGGCTCCTTCGACCCCTTCACCAACGGGCACCTCGACGTGGTGCGGCGCGGCGCGGAATTGTTCGATCAGGTGATTGTGGCCATTGGCACCAACAGCAGCAAGCAGCGCTACCTGCCCGTCGAGCAAATGCAGGCGCTCATTGCCGACGTGTTTCGGGACGAGCCCCGGGTGTCAGTTCGAACGTTTAAGGGCCTCACGGCAGAATTTGCCCGCGAAGTAGGTGCCACCTACCTGCTGCGCGGCCTGCGCAATGCCCCCGATTTTGAGTACGAAAAGCCCATTGCCTACGGCAACCAGCACGTAAACCCCGGGCTGGAAACCGTTTTCCTGCTGACCTCCCCCACCCTGAGCGCCATCAGCAGCACCATCATCCGCGACATCCACCGTTTCGGCGGCAACGTGGACGCTTTTTTACCCTTCCCGCTGACGCCTGTGGCGGGCTAG
- a CDS encoding DUF3822 family protein has protein sequence MPASAASASSVPAAAPSSLLRLRDETFDPANRAAYNLYLLAGPSRLYVAAVDVERRKFVALEEYALPAGGVPALAAQHDFLDQRGWNAVRLAVTGRAFTLLPAPLFRPGDEAAALRLHHTPAPTETVRHTTHPGLELVNIFAADAALADWLTATHGATGRLLHHTSALLAGLVHQRGAAAPRRLYLNPGQQELALVVLGQHLEYCNVFPCTTAEDVVYYTILVMQELSLDPDQDEVTIWGELTPDSAVFSLLRTYVRNVRFGSRPSNVQYSYRLNDVFEYRYFDLFSLHFC, from the coding sequence GTGCCTGCATCCGCTGCTTCTGCTTCTTCCGTCCCCGCGGCCGCGCCGTCGTCCCTGTTGCGCTTGCGCGACGAGACGTTTGACCCCGCCAACCGGGCCGCCTACAACCTGTACCTACTGGCCGGCCCCTCGCGCCTCTACGTGGCCGCCGTCGATGTAGAGCGGCGCAAATTCGTGGCCCTCGAAGAGTACGCCCTACCCGCGGGCGGCGTGCCGGCCCTGGCCGCTCAGCACGATTTTCTGGACCAACGCGGCTGGAACGCGGTGCGGCTCGCCGTCACGGGCCGGGCATTCACGCTGCTGCCGGCGCCCCTGTTCCGGCCCGGCGATGAAGCGGCGGCCCTGCGACTGCACCACACCCCCGCCCCCACCGAAACGGTGCGCCACACCACCCACCCCGGCCTGGAGCTCGTGAACATATTTGCCGCCGATGCGGCCCTGGCCGACTGGCTAACGGCCACGCACGGCGCCACCGGCCGGCTGCTGCACCACACCAGCGCGCTGCTGGCCGGCCTGGTTCACCAGCGGGGCGCCGCGGCGCCCCGCCGCCTCTACCTCAACCCCGGCCAGCAAGAGCTTGCGCTGGTGGTGCTGGGCCAGCACCTGGAGTATTGCAACGTGTTTCCCTGCACCACCGCCGAGGACGTCGTGTATTACACCATCCTGGTCATGCAGGAGCTCAGCCTCGACCCCGACCAGGACGAGGTCACCATCTGGGGCGAATTGACGCCCGACTCCGCCGTGTTCAGCTTGCTGCGCACCTACGTGCGCAACGTCCGGTTTGGCTCCCGCCCCAGCAACGTGCAGTACAGCTACCGGCTTAACGACGTGTTCGAGTATCGGTATTTCGACCTATTCAGCCTGCATTTCTGCTAA
- a CDS encoding NUDIX domain-containing protein, protein MPHSKNPPPDALLQAYSGQVRVRVGGLLLRDGAMLLAGHRGLLPKGKPFWSPPGGGWQFGESIREALVREFREETGLTVQVGRFLHLHEFSSGKLQALELFFEVHAEEGAQPQLGHDPEHAADQQLLTELSWFTPRQLMQLPPAQVHPVLRMVLSLDDIFVPQTRFV, encoded by the coding sequence ATGCCCCATTCGAAAAACCCTCCTCCCGACGCCCTCCTTCAAGCGTATTCCGGTCAGGTAAGGGTACGCGTCGGGGGGCTGCTGCTGCGCGATGGGGCCATGCTGCTGGCCGGCCACCGGGGCCTGCTGCCCAAGGGCAAGCCGTTCTGGTCGCCGCCGGGCGGCGGCTGGCAGTTTGGCGAAAGCATCCGCGAAGCGCTGGTGCGGGAATTTCGCGAAGAGACCGGCTTAACGGTGCAGGTGGGCCGCTTTCTGCACCTCCACGAATTCAGCAGCGGCAAGCTCCAGGCGCTGGAGCTGTTTTTTGAGGTCCACGCCGAAGAAGGTGCCCAGCCTCAGCTCGGCCACGACCCGGAGCACGCCGCCGACCAGCAGCTGCTCACGGAATTGAGCTGGTTTACTCCCCGCCAACTTATGCAATTACCTCCGGCGCAGGTGCACCCCGTGCTGCGCATGGTGCTCAGCCTGGACGACATTTTTGTGCCGCAAACCCGGTTTGTGTAA
- a CDS encoding DUF4126 domain-containing protein, translating into MEQLPAMQYLVAGALGLGLAACSGFRVFVPLLAASLAYHFGYLAPAAGFAWLGSWAALLTLATATLVEIAGYYIPVVDHLLDTLTTPASFIAGTILMTSALPHLDPTLRWTLGILVGGGTAGLVQTGTALLRGASTATTGGLGNPVLATAENTLALGGVALTLLLPLVAAALVVVLLVFILSRLRRWRARRRRAA; encoded by the coding sequence ATGGAACAGTTGCCGGCGATGCAGTATCTCGTGGCGGGTGCGCTGGGCCTTGGGCTGGCGGCGTGTAGCGGCTTCCGGGTGTTTGTGCCGCTGCTGGCGGCCAGCCTGGCCTACCATTTCGGCTACCTGGCGCCGGCGGCGGGGTTTGCGTGGCTGGGGAGCTGGGCGGCGCTGCTCACCCTGGCTACCGCCACGCTGGTGGAAATAGCGGGTTACTACATCCCCGTGGTCGACCACCTGCTGGACACCCTTACCACCCCGGCCAGCTTCATCGCCGGTACCATCCTCATGACCTCGGCCCTGCCCCACCTCGACCCCACCCTGCGCTGGACGCTGGGCATATTGGTGGGCGGAGGCACGGCCGGGCTGGTGCAAACCGGCACCGCGCTGCTGCGGGGAGCCTCCACCGCCACCACCGGCGGCCTGGGCAACCCCGTGCTGGCCACGGCCGAAAACACGCTGGCCCTGGGCGGCGTGGCCCTCACGCTGCTGCTGCCGCTGGTAGCGGCGGCCCTGGTGGTGGTGCTGCTGGTGTTTATTCTGAGCCGGTTGCGGCGCTGGCGGGCCCGGCGGCGCCGGGCGGCTTAG